One Dysidea avara chromosome 7, odDysAvar1.4, whole genome shotgun sequence genomic region harbors:
- the LOC136261144 gene encoding uncharacterized protein: MESSEGHSDTATGESAVIDLTDMDCTEYELTVEHGDEYYNCLAGNQWLSDKVISDYLRLLEDHVQKSRAQRLTILNCFFTKKLLETGYSGVQNWYSKVNFLESDYLLAIFSNDSHWTMMTIELANKKMIYYDSLNTEQTCCFESLKMFFHERQLVSKDLWQCKTMSSIPQQNNQYDCGVFLLEYARCLLLDYPMTFTQVEMPRICQRIANELANTKLLLTRDTLLSDSVRLGEKDHCLPLKEKDPFCSSGKMFMKPKVQPVNILALNDGNKSFVTEPEVQPVELLQLDESRKSIDTEPKMELVDETAFEDSFNCIITWDDLNNELKAILPPKSTSTNMSYTYVIEKYEDLTQEAFSGEPKECFNVEFRVNLHSKEEFNDWITAFFQSSQCTYRKTRTYNPSLKRVLYKLDMHCHHYRKQLTAKQLSAKSKKPKKPTMVSTLRNKKTNCPSRLSVTLFATNNKATSLQRSHPLYVKLLFQHNHPIKCFHTLSFKSVSQETKDAYFTLFALGHSAATARHYHESQLLGDPDSTQATLADRSVNPNPQDVSRLFDTWRKSELGLQNGKSMFEKLEEEIRLYNEKYNSIGGKATLQFFDSMKPNDKGESADDGEISDCSDSGKPPKRRKCAIQPMIVTICTPMMTRAHQNLPQAAEVMYCDSTSCLDRFNTSVFLFSTNHAGGSIPLGIALTSDEKESTLCSALSDLKKVWPQDAFYNSGTSVGPKVILTDDSAAEQAALQSVWPSSTLLLCSFHFLQRRWTWLYDGKNKIVQGDRVILINLLKKLLYSKSELLLNESYSDLLKHTTASKYPHFCNYVKALWTKRHQWALCFRVSLPVRGNHTNNYSEAGMKILKELIFSRVKAYNLIQMFHFVTDALELYYQRKLLSIAHCRFDHYVSMKFKGINASKIKLENIYTTDNNDQFKVVSSRDTGDVYTVDMSVGFCTCVLGSDGSPCSHQAAVAINFHKSSINFIPSMHPESRKLMAYIALGEKAEADLSMYAAVSQASDEKTFCDSKRQFPEIEEEESAVIPIVVEDGTCEISEEMQIEEDANVDQNSETLSQLKVVMEDMTKHLQQKDQDYNMVSGIEKFVKRYQDMCASSTTAKLASALHQFAWSPGEKLTVQPGLLRRGYRIPVQATAAGRRQKGTPRGKGTVTSGRPLKLNCTGGKENDTNRYNMPSRREPKGKRPHNFSVNVSKGLQNAGKW, encoded by the exons ATGGAAAGTAGCGAGGGCCATAGTGATACTGCTACAG GGGAGTCAGCTGTGATTGACCTCACCGATATGGATTGTACAGAGTATGAGCTGACTGTAGAACATGGTGATGAATATTACAACTGTCTTGCTGGAAACCAGTGGCTCTCAGATAAG GTAATATCAGACTACCTAAGGCTTTTAGAAGATCATGTTCAGAAG AGTCGTGCCCAACGTTTAACTATTCTTAACTGTTTCTTTACAAAGAAGCTACTAGAGACAGGCTACTCTGGTGTGCAGAATTGGTACTCAAAG GTAAACTTTTTGGAGAGTGATTATTTGCTTGCTATTTTTTCAAATGACAGCCACTGGACAATGATG ACAATAGAACTAGCCAATAAGAAGATGATATACTATGATTCGTTGAACACTGAACAAACTTGTTGTTTTGAATCTTTAAA GATGTTTTTTCATGAACGGCAGCTTGTTTCAAAGGACCTTTGGCAATGCAAAACTATGAGT AGTATACCACAGCAGAACAATCAGTATGACTGTGGAGTATTTCTGTTAGAA tatgccCGATGCCTCTTACTGGACTACCCAATGACTTTTACACAG GTGGAAATGCCTAGAATTTGTCAGAGAATAGCAAATGAGTTGGCTAACACAAAGTTATTGTTAACTCGTGACACGCTACTAAGTGACTCTGTGCGACTAGGAGAGAAGGATCATTGTTTGCCACTAAAAGAGAAGGATCCTTTTTGCAGTAGTGGTAAAATGTTTATGAAACCAAAGGTGCAACCAGTCAATATCTTAGCACTCAATGACGGCAATAAATCCTTTGTTACAGAACCTGAGGTGCAACCAGTTGAGCTTTTACAACTTGATGAAAGTAGGAAATCAATTGATACAGAACCCAAGATGGAACTAGTTGACGAAACTGCATTTGAGGATAGTTTTAATTGTATTATTACATGGGATGACTTAAATAATGAGTTAAAGGCAATTCTTCCACCAAAATCTACAAGTACAAATATGTCATACACTTATGTCATCGAGAAGTACGAAGATTTGACACAGGAAGCATTTTCTGGTGAACCTAAGGAGTGTTTCAATGTAGAATTTAGAGTTAACTTGCATTCCAAAGAAGAATTTAATGATTGGATTACAGCTTTTTTTCAGTCAAGCCAATGCACATATCGCAAGACCCGCACATACAATCCATCTTTAAAAAGAGTGTTGTATAAGCTGGACATGCATTGCCACCATTATCGAAAACAACTTACAGCAAAGCAGCTAAGCGCTAAAAGCAAGAAGCCTAAAAAGCCAACTATGGTTAGTACCTTACGGAACAAAAAAACAAATTGTCCTTCAAGACTCTCTGTTACATTGTTTGCAACAAACAACAAGGCTACTTCCTTACAGCGTAGCCATCCTTTGTATGTCAAACTTCTGTTTCAGCATAACCATCCGATCAAATGCTTTCATACCTTGAGCTTTAAATCAGTATCCCAAGAAACAAAGGATGCATACTTCACACTGTTTGCTCTGGGCCATTCAGCTGCTACTGCAAGACACTATCACGAATCACAACTGCTGGGAGATCCAGATTCAACACAGGCCACACTAGCAGATAGATCAGTCAATCCTAATCCTCAAGATGTAAGCAGATTGTTTGATACATGGAGGAAATCAGAACTGGGACTACAGAATGGAAAATCAATGTTTGAAAAACTCGAAGAAGAAATAAGGTTATATAATGAAAAATATAATTCAATAGGTGGGAAAGCAACTTTACAGTTTTTTGACAGCATGAAGCCCAATGATAAAGGAGAATCCGCTGATGATGGAGAAAttagtgattgcagtgattctGGCAAGCCTCCAAAAAGACGTAAATGTGCTATTCAGCCAATGATTGTTACCATTTGTACTCCAATGATGACAAGAGCTCATCAGAACCTCCCACAAGCGGCAGAAGTCATGTACTGTGATTCAACTTCCTGCCTTGATCGCTTCAATACATCTGTCTTTCTTTTTTCAACTAATCATGCAGGAGGATCCATTCCTTTAGGAATTGCATTGACATCAGATGAAAAGGAATCTACATTATGTTCAGCTTTATCAGAtttaaaaaaggtgtggccgcAAGATGCATTTTACAACAGCGGTACAAGTGTTGGACCTAAAGTCATACTTACAGATGACAGTGCAGCAGAACAAGCTGCTTTGCAGTCAGTATGGCCTTCTTCAACATTGTTACTTTGCTCATTCCACTTCTTGCAGAGACGATGGACATGGTTATATGATGGTAAAAACAAAATTGTTCAGGGAGATCGTGTGATATTAATTAATTTGCTAAAAAAGCTTTTGTATAGCAAATCTGAGCTATTACTAAATGAGAGCTACAGTGATTTGTTAAAGCACACTACAGCATCCAAGTACCCCCACTTTTGCAATTATGTGAAAGCTCTTTGGACCAAGAGACACCAGTGGGCTCTTTGCTTTCGTGTTTCTTTGCCAGTTCGTGGTAATCACACCAACAATTATTCAGAAGCTGGCATGAAAATTCTCAAAGAATTGATATTTAGTCGTGTCAAAGCCTACAATCTCATTCAAATGTTTCACTTTGTGACAGATGCTTTAGAACTTTACTATCAGAGGAAGCTGCTCAGCATAGCTCATTGCAGGTTTGATCACTACGTATCTATGAAGTTCAAAGGTATCAATGCAAGCAAAATTAAGCTGGAAAACATATACACTACGGACAACAATGATCAGTTTAAGGTTGTAAGCTCAAGGGATACTGGCGATGTGTATACAGTGGATATGTCTGTGGGGTTCTGCACTTGTGTTCTAGGAAGTGATGGGTCTCCATGCAGTCACCAGGCAGCAGTTGCTATCAACTTTCATAAGTCAAGTATAAATTTTATTCCTTCCATGCACCCTGAATCTAGGAAGCTGATGGCATATATAGCATTAGGAGAAAAGGCAGAGGCTGACTTGTCAATGTATGCAGCTGTGTCGCAGGCATCTGATGAAAAAACTTTTTGTGATAGTAAAAGGCAATTCCCTGAGATCGAGGAAGAAGAGAGTGCTGTGATCCCAATCGTTGTTGAGGATGGCACGTGTGAAATCAGTGAAGAGATGCAAATTGAAGAAGATGCAAACGTTGACCAGAATTCTGAAACATTGTCACAGCTAAAAGTTGTAATGGAAGACATGACAAAACACCTGCAACAAAAGGATCAAGATTATAACATGGTCTCAGGAATTGAAAAGTTTGTAAAGAGATATCAAGATATGTGTGCAAGTAGTACCACTGCGAAGCTTGCTTCTGCATTGCATCAATTTGCATGGTCTCCAGGGGAAAAGTTGACTGTTCAACCTGGTTTGTTAAGAAGAGGGTATAGAATCCCAGTGCAGGCAACTGCTGCAGGTCGCCGTCAAAAGGGGACACCTAGGGGTAAAGGAACAGTTACATCAGGGAGACCGCTAAAATTGAATTGTACCGGAGGAAAAGAAAATGACACTAATCGCTACAACATGCCATCAAGAAGAGAGCCCAAGGGTAAACGCCCTCATAACTTTTCTGTCAATGTTTCAAAGGGCcttcaaaatgctggaaaatggTGA